TCAACATTATTCCGCACCTCCGAGGTAGGCGGTTCTTACCCGCTCATTTTTACTGACTTCTGTATAGGGACCTTGAGCAATAAGAATCCCGTTGTCCAGAACTATGACCCTGTTGGTCAGGGAAGAGATGACTCCCATAACATGCTCAACGACGCCTACTGCCAGAGATTTCCTGAGGGCAATATCCTTTATCAGAGCAATAACTTCTTTTGATTCATCCGAATTCAGACCGGCCATGACCTCATCCAGAAATAGGATCTTGGGATCTGTTGCCAATGCCTTGGCAATCTCCATCTTCTTGATCTCCAGAATATTCAGATTTGCAGTGCTCCTGTTCAGCCGCTCCAAACCCATTTCCAGACACAGTTCAATGGCTGCTATCCTGGCTTCAGGAACTGACATTTTTCTGGCAAAGATAAAACCCGTCATGACATTTTCAATAAGGGTCAGATTTTCCAGAG
This genomic window from Oceanispirochaeta sp. M1 contains:
- a CDS encoding ABC transporter ATP-binding protein, with the protein product MSELRTEKLCISFGGLKATNNVDFHLKSGDIVGIIGPNGAGKTTLINLIAGIHAPSSGKIYLDDVDITNIPTHIRAAMGIGRTFQLIHPLENLTLIENVMTGFIFARKMSVPEARIAAIELCLEMGLERLNRSTANLNILEIKKMEIAKALATDPKILFLDEVMAGLNSDESKEVIALIKDIALRKSLAVGVVEHVMGVISSLTNRVIVLDNGILIAQGPYTEVSKNERVRTAYLGGAE